A region from the Saccharomonospora azurea NA-128 genome encodes:
- a CDS encoding amino acid adenylation domain-containing protein produces MTTETLRCAFVGEQAMVVSCAEVARDRGHHVTGVVSPNEDVRAWARERGIPAAELDGVLADFLAEHPCDYLFSVGNLTMLPERVLATPRRGAINFHDGPLPAYAGRHATTWSLLDRADSHGITWHVMTAEADAGDVLVRRDVPVDPDDTSYTLNVKCFDAGIDAFGELIDALGNGRVRPEPQDRSRRTYHGRFDRPAGGGLVSWESSPEQVCAAVRATDFGPHTNEFGHTKLALASTFVSVGAARVLDRKSGREPGTVVDVGDDGLVVATRGHDLRLSGLTSATGEPVRPASHGIREGDRLPDPGEAVLRLAGEADSRFRRHEPFWVRRLRDLRPLDLPHRDGRADDGPTTTPVPVPADAPARQEWLLAATLAFLARITDGYESDVDLRTTAQRTDDRLAGLYADHVPLRLPAVGELGDLRDVEHRVSDQLAELSRRGTFPTDVWARYPELRDGRTAASGLPIAVELQADLTEPARPRPGTALLVRISSDGTGCDWTVARATLTREFADALVGHLATFLRAAAGPAGRDLRRAPLCSDGELRRMLVEFNDTAVDFPETTAVHELFAERARSTPDANAVVCDGRVLTYGELDRRSASLAADLRARGAGPGALVGVYLRRSEHLPVALLGVLRSGAAYVPLDPLYPRARIDHMLTVTGATLVVTRADLVSQLPDRTEPVLVDQPREHVVAPAVTPGRLAYVIFTSGSTGRPKGVRVSHPALTNFLTAMAREPGFTADDSLLAVTTVCFDIAALELFLPLVTGGRVEIAPEDDVADGFALRSRLDGGGITMLQATPATWRMLLDAGWRPNARTRMLCGGEALPADLAAALLAGGGELWNMYGPTETTIWSSASRVTDAERLDIGRPIANTRFYVLDGDRRPRPPGIPGELYIGGAGVADGYLGATDRDDQRFVPDPLDPASGPLYRTGDAVRHRPDGGLEYLRRLDDQVKLHGYRIELGEIEHRLRACAGVKDAVTVVREDRPGDRRLVAYLVTDSPGAPVPELRAHLGQDLPDYMIPSAYVRVERIPTTDNGKVDRKALPRPTAAGAGGRAPVSSDLEREIADVWRAVLGVEELGVDDNFFEVGGNSLLLMRVLARLRERVTDSVSRVEMFRYPTIRTLARRLSTADGRAAGSAVAGHTSTPARTRRGDRTMLTDLRRKRRQRRPR; encoded by the coding sequence ATGACGACCGAGACGCTGCGTTGTGCCTTCGTCGGGGAACAGGCGATGGTCGTGTCCTGCGCGGAAGTGGCGCGCGACCGGGGGCACCACGTCACCGGCGTGGTCTCACCGAACGAGGACGTCCGAGCCTGGGCGCGAGAGCGCGGCATCCCCGCCGCGGAGCTGGACGGGGTGCTCGCCGACTTCCTCGCCGAGCACCCGTGCGACTACCTGTTCAGTGTCGGCAACCTGACGATGCTGCCGGAGCGTGTGCTCGCCACACCGCGCCGGGGCGCGATCAACTTCCACGACGGCCCCCTGCCCGCGTACGCCGGTCGGCACGCCACCACGTGGTCCCTGCTCGACCGGGCGGACTCGCACGGCATCACGTGGCACGTGATGACCGCCGAGGCCGACGCGGGTGACGTCCTCGTGCGCCGGGACGTCCCCGTCGATCCGGACGACACGAGCTACACGCTGAACGTGAAGTGCTTCGACGCGGGCATCGACGCGTTCGGCGAGTTGATCGACGCGCTGGGAAACGGGCGAGTGCGGCCGGAGCCCCAGGACCGTTCGCGGCGTACCTACCACGGTCGGTTCGACCGGCCTGCCGGAGGCGGGCTCGTGTCCTGGGAGAGCAGTCCCGAACAGGTGTGCGCTGCCGTCCGCGCCACCGACTTCGGACCCCACACCAACGAGTTCGGTCACACGAAGCTGGCCCTCGCGTCGACGTTCGTGTCGGTGGGGGCCGCCCGAGTACTCGACCGGAAGTCCGGGCGCGAACCGGGCACGGTCGTCGACGTCGGCGACGACGGCCTCGTCGTCGCCACCCGGGGTCATGACCTGCGGTTGAGCGGGCTGACCTCGGCGACCGGGGAACCGGTGCGGCCCGCCTCCCACGGCATCCGGGAGGGCGACCGACTGCCGGACCCGGGCGAGGCGGTGTTGCGCCTCGCCGGCGAGGCCGACTCCCGGTTCCGGCGGCACGAACCGTTCTGGGTGCGCAGGTTGCGTGATCTCCGACCGCTGGACCTGCCTCATCGGGACGGTCGTGCCGACGACGGCCCCACCACGACGCCGGTACCCGTACCGGCCGACGCCCCGGCGCGCCAGGAGTGGCTGCTCGCCGCGACGCTGGCGTTCCTCGCCAGGATCACGGACGGCTACGAGTCCGATGTGGACCTGCGGACCACGGCGCAACGCACCGACGACCGGCTGGCCGGCCTCTACGCCGACCACGTCCCCCTGCGGCTGCCGGCCGTGGGCGAGCTCGGCGATCTCCGCGACGTCGAACACCGCGTGTCGGACCAGCTCGCCGAGCTCTCGCGGCGCGGGACCTTCCCGACCGACGTGTGGGCGCGCTACCCCGAGCTGCGGGACGGGCGGACGGCGGCGAGCGGGCTGCCCATCGCCGTCGAGCTCCAGGCCGACCTGACCGAGCCCGCACGCCCACGGCCGGGCACCGCGTTGCTCGTGCGGATCTCCTCCGACGGCACCGGGTGCGACTGGACGGTGGCGCGTGCCACGCTGACCCGCGAGTTCGCCGACGCGCTCGTCGGCCACCTGGCCACCTTCCTGCGCGCGGCCGCCGGACCCGCCGGGCGAGACCTGAGGCGAGCGCCCCTGTGCTCGGACGGCGAACTGCGCCGCATGCTCGTGGAGTTCAACGACACCGCCGTGGACTTCCCGGAGACGACGGCCGTCCACGAACTCTTCGCCGAGCGGGCACGCAGCACGCCCGACGCGAACGCGGTGGTGTGCGACGGGCGAGTGCTCACCTACGGCGAGCTCGACCGCCGCAGCGCGTCGCTGGCCGCCGACCTCAGAGCGCGGGGTGCGGGCCCCGGTGCGCTGGTGGGCGTCTACCTGCGTCGCTCCGAGCATCTTCCCGTCGCGCTGCTCGGTGTGCTCAGGTCCGGCGCCGCTTACGTGCCACTCGACCCGCTCTACCCGCGTGCGCGCATCGACCACATGCTGACCGTCACGGGCGCGACCCTGGTCGTCACCCGAGCGGACCTGGTGTCGCAGCTGCCCGACCGGACGGAACCCGTGCTCGTCGACCAGCCCCGGGAGCACGTCGTCGCGCCTGCCGTGACTCCGGGACGGCTCGCGTACGTGATCTTCACCTCCGGTTCGACGGGCCGGCCGAAAGGCGTGCGGGTCTCGCACCCGGCTCTCACGAACTTCCTCACCGCCATGGCCCGGGAACCCGGGTTCACCGCCGACGACAGCCTGTTGGCGGTCACGACGGTGTGCTTCGACATCGCGGCGTTGGAGCTGTTCCTTCCGCTGGTGACGGGCGGCAGGGTGGAGATCGCCCCGGAGGACGACGTCGCCGACGGATTCGCACTGCGGTCGCGCCTGGACGGCGGCGGGATCACGATGCTGCAGGCCACACCCGCGACGTGGAGGATGCTCCTCGACGCGGGCTGGCGCCCGAACGCGCGGACGAGAATGCTGTGCGGCGGTGAGGCGCTGCCCGCGGACCTCGCGGCTGCTCTGCTGGCCGGTGGCGGTGAGCTGTGGAACATGTACGGCCCCACCGAGACCACGATCTGGTCCTCGGCGAGTCGAGTCACCGACGCCGAGCGTCTCGACATCGGTCGGCCGATCGCCAACACGCGGTTCTACGTGCTGGACGGCGACCGGAGACCGCGACCTCCGGGGATACCGGGCGAGCTCTACATCGGCGGGGCGGGCGTCGCCGACGGCTACCTCGGCGCGACCGACAGGGACGACCAGCGTTTCGTGCCGGACCCGCTCGACCCGGCGTCCGGACCGCTCTACCGCACGGGGGACGCGGTCCGGCACAGACCGGACGGAGGTCTGGAGTACCTCCGGAGGCTGGACGATCAGGTGAAGCTCCACGGTTACCGGATCGAGCTGGGCGAGATCGAACACCGCCTGCGCGCGTGTGCCGGGGTCAAGGACGCCGTGACCGTGGTGCGGGAGGACCGGCCCGGTGACCGCAGACTGGTGGCCTACCTGGTGACCGACTCGCCCGGTGCGCCCGTCCCGGAGCTGCGCGCCCATCTCGGGCAGGACCTGCCCGACTACATGATCCCGTCGGCCTACGTCCGGGTCGAGCGGATACCGACGACCGACAACGGCAAGGTCGACCGCAAGGCGCTGCCGCGTCCGACCGCGGCCGGGGCCGGCGGCCGGGCCCCCGTGAGTTCCGACCTCGAACGTGAGATCGCCGACGTCTGGCGTGCCGTGCTGGGGGTCGAGGAACTCGGTGTCGACGACAACTTCTTCGAGGTCGGCGGCAACTCGCTGTTGCTGATGCGCGTGCTGGCGCGACTGCGCGAACGCGTGACCGACTCGGTGAGCCGGGTGGAGATGTTCCGGTACCCCACGATCAGGACGCTCGCCCGACGGCTGTCCACAGCAGACGGACGAGCGGCTGGTTCCGCTGTGGCCGGGCACACGAGTACGCCCGCGCGCACCCGCCGCGGTGACCGCACGATGCTGACCGATCTGCGCAGGAAACGACGACAACGCAGGCCTCGCTGA
- a CDS encoding type I polyketide synthase, producing the protein MQYEYEIAETDIAIIGMACRFPGAATVHEFWENLRSGVDSVTFFSDDELRAEGVPDSVLADPNYVKAGQVLSGVDRFDADYFRIPHDEAEILDPQHRQFLECSVEALEDAGYDPGRFPGRIGVYAGAGMNTYLLSNLADRYHASSAVGHYRFMLANDKDFLATRVSYKLNLQGPSVNVGTACSTSLVAVHLAGMGLLSGECDIALAGAVHVKVPHRQGYAHQEGMIFSPDGHCRAFDAKAQGTVIGSGVGVVVLKPLAEAVEDGDVVHAVIKGSAVNNDGAVKAGYTAPSAAGQAAVVTEALSTAGCPPESVSYVEAHGTGTPLGDPIEVEALSEVFAEHAPGRCALGSVKTNVGHLDTAAGMAGLIKTALMLRHRTLVPSLHFDTPNPDIDFTAGPFRVVTEPREWNDGNGPLRAGVSSFGIGGTNAHVVLQEAPVPDTAPPAREAELLVLSARSEKALDRLARSLSRYLRRHSDLELGSVARTLAVGRATHAHRRAFVCRNTRQAAKTLALATPGSGRSGAVHGDVAFAFLCGGEPDNELFLGLHGTFPVFRDAVDECVRALGTRVASATSLLGGEGAVASVAGQYALAKLWESWGLRPDAVVGEGAGELVAGHLAGVLDLDAVLTLAWSRDSGGGSVPDIRAGQARIPVGVDGRWLTPDELADPRTWATASRTADGEHVRDVESLLSDAGLSPVPVCPGRPGDPALDRFLDAVGDLWCRGAEIDWTTWYGPAQARRVSLPTYPFEPTRHWVDAPRLTADAPAGSGSTSLRHRIDAAEPAERPEILCRFLQKEISTVLGRADSGDLDPDANLFELEVDSLILIDMTARLGTELGISVPSSAFIEHPTVNAFVASLARQLGMSTIDAGPQDEDRLTARTSRRAARIENEGVR; encoded by the coding sequence ATGCAGTACGAGTACGAGATCGCCGAGACCGACATCGCGATCATCGGGATGGCGTGCCGGTTCCCCGGAGCGGCGACCGTGCACGAGTTCTGGGAGAACCTCCGCTCCGGCGTCGACAGCGTGACGTTCTTCTCCGACGACGAGCTGCGTGCCGAGGGCGTTCCCGACTCCGTCCTCGCCGACCCGAATTATGTCAAGGCGGGTCAGGTGCTGTCCGGAGTCGATCGGTTCGATGCGGACTACTTCCGCATTCCCCACGACGAGGCGGAGATCCTCGATCCGCAGCACCGGCAGTTCCTGGAGTGCTCGGTGGAGGCGTTGGAGGACGCGGGCTACGACCCGGGTCGGTTCCCCGGTCGGATCGGCGTCTACGCCGGTGCGGGCATGAACACCTACCTGCTGTCCAACCTCGCCGACCGCTACCACGCCTCCTCGGCTGTCGGTCACTACCGGTTCATGCTGGCCAACGACAAGGATTTCCTCGCGACCAGGGTGTCGTACAAGCTGAACCTGCAGGGCCCGAGCGTCAACGTCGGCACGGCGTGCTCGACGTCGCTCGTCGCGGTGCACCTGGCCGGGATGGGGCTGCTGTCCGGGGAGTGCGACATCGCGCTGGCGGGCGCGGTGCACGTGAAGGTGCCTCACCGGCAGGGGTATGCCCACCAGGAGGGGATGATCTTCTCTCCGGACGGGCACTGCCGTGCGTTCGACGCGAAGGCGCAGGGCACCGTGATCGGCAGCGGGGTCGGGGTGGTCGTGCTCAAACCGCTCGCCGAGGCCGTCGAGGACGGCGACGTCGTCCACGCGGTGATCAAGGGCTCGGCCGTCAACAACGACGGCGCGGTGAAGGCCGGGTACACCGCCCCGAGTGCGGCCGGACAGGCCGCGGTCGTCACCGAGGCGCTGAGCACAGCCGGATGTCCTCCCGAGAGTGTGTCGTACGTCGAGGCCCACGGAACCGGGACACCACTCGGCGACCCGATCGAGGTGGAGGCGCTCTCGGAGGTGTTCGCCGAGCACGCGCCCGGGCGGTGCGCGCTGGGGTCGGTGAAGACCAACGTCGGCCATCTCGACACCGCGGCCGGAATGGCGGGGCTCATCAAGACGGCCCTGATGCTGCGCCACCGAACGCTGGTGCCGAGCCTGCACTTCGACACGCCCAACCCGGACATCGACTTCACGGCGGGCCCGTTCCGGGTCGTCACCGAGCCGAGGGAGTGGAACGACGGGAACGGCCCGTTGCGGGCCGGGGTCAGCTCGTTCGGTATCGGCGGAACCAACGCCCACGTCGTCCTGCAGGAGGCGCCGGTGCCGGACACGGCGCCACCCGCTCGCGAGGCCGAGCTGCTGGTCCTCTCCGCCCGGTCCGAGAAGGCCCTCGACCGGCTGGCCCGGTCGCTGAGCCGGTACCTGCGCCGCCATTCCGACCTGGAGTTGGGTTCGGTCGCGCGCACGCTCGCGGTCGGCCGGGCGACGCACGCGCACCGCCGCGCGTTCGTCTGCCGGAACACCCGACAGGCCGCGAAGACGCTCGCCCTGGCCACGCCGGGAAGCGGGCGATCCGGGGCGGTGCACGGCGACGTGGCGTTCGCCTTCCTGTGCGGAGGCGAGCCGGACAACGAGCTGTTCCTCGGGCTCCACGGCACTTTTCCCGTGTTCCGCGACGCCGTCGACGAGTGTGTGCGTGCCCTCGGGACTCGCGTGGCGTCGGCGACGTCCCTGCTGGGTGGTGAGGGCGCGGTGGCATCGGTCGCCGGTCAGTACGCGCTCGCGAAGCTGTGGGAGAGCTGGGGCCTGCGACCGGACGCGGTGGTGGGCGAGGGTGCGGGCGAGCTGGTGGCGGGTCACCTCGCGGGCGTGCTCGATCTCGACGCCGTGCTCACCCTCGCGTGGAGCCGGGACTCGGGAGGCGGGTCCGTGCCCGACATCCGGGCCGGACAAGCACGCATTCCGGTGGGTGTGGACGGACGGTGGCTGACACCGGACGAGCTCGCCGACCCGCGCACCTGGGCCACGGCGTCGAGGACGGCGGACGGGGAGCACGTCCGCGACGTCGAGAGTCTGCTGAGCGACGCCGGGCTGTCACCGGTGCCGGTGTGCCCCGGGCGGCCCGGCGACCCCGCGCTCGATCGCTTCCTCGACGCGGTCGGCGACCTGTGGTGCCGAGGTGCGGAGATCGACTGGACGACGTGGTACGGACCCGCGCAAGCCCGTCGTGTCTCACTGCCCACCTACCCGTTCGAGCCCACTCGCCACTGGGTGGACGCGCCACGTCTCACCGCCGACGCACCGGCCGGCTCCGGGAGCACGTCGTTGCGGCACCGGATCGATGCTGCCGAGCCCGCCGAGCGGCCGGAGATCCTGTGCCGGTTCCTGCAGAAGGAGATCTCGACGGTCCTCGGCAGGGCGGACAGCGGCGATCTCGACCCCGACGCGAACCTCTTCGAGCTGGAAGTCGACTCCCTGATCCTGATCGACATGACCGCCCGGTTGGGTACCGAGCTCGGGATCTCCGTGCCCTCCTCGGCGTTCATCGAACACCCGACCGTCAACGCGTTCGTCGCGAGCCTCGCTCGGCAGCTCGGCATGTCCACGATCGACGCCGGTCCCCAGGACGAGGACCGGCTCACCGCCCGGACCTCGCGCCGGGCCGCTCGAATCGAGAACGAGGGGGTCCGGTGA
- a CDS encoding adenine nucleotide alpha hydrolase family protein: MTLSSDGVCNICKLDIGAELLANFTYTNQVYEEFTNAGPNPHGDYDCLFMYSGGKDSTYMLDKFVNTYGKRVLSYTFDVPFESAHAAENIRLAQEKIPATFVLDSDDDNIKTMMRDVFNRSAPSKPGKYLDEKLPCVSCRTFFVIRAILYAYTHRIPYIVLCADPQQILTMESNVREVVRGFYETFGEKLTEELFDGAVEEILFAEDEELPKIVFPFIAMRYRYDPDQIIAELREKGLYDSSPMETHCTLFPLLNYYSFKHWGCMFYKLNASSHLRSTRRNENFSRSTFSIKFPRAANIADIEDRLNVVVMDIAEGRGDTAAHEAELVDLFQQLGSGEDAARFVARGFLDMHTIAADIGIKL; encoded by the coding sequence GTGACGCTGAGCTCCGACGGGGTGTGCAACATCTGCAAGCTGGACATCGGCGCCGAGCTGCTGGCGAACTTCACCTACACCAACCAGGTGTACGAGGAGTTCACCAACGCCGGGCCGAACCCGCACGGTGACTACGACTGCCTCTTCATGTACAGCGGCGGCAAGGACAGCACCTACATGCTGGACAAGTTCGTCAACACCTACGGCAAGCGGGTGTTGTCGTACACCTTCGACGTTCCCTTCGAGAGCGCGCACGCGGCCGAGAACATCCGGCTCGCGCAGGAGAAGATCCCCGCCACGTTCGTGCTGGACTCCGACGACGACAACATCAAGACGATGATGCGGGACGTCTTCAACCGGTCCGCACCGTCGAAGCCGGGCAAGTACCTCGACGAGAAGCTCCCGTGCGTCTCCTGCCGCACGTTCTTCGTCATCAGGGCGATCCTGTACGCCTACACCCACCGCATCCCCTACATCGTCCTGTGTGCCGACCCGCAGCAGATTCTGACGATGGAGTCCAACGTGCGGGAGGTCGTCCGGGGCTTCTACGAGACCTTCGGGGAGAAGCTCACGGAGGAGCTGTTCGACGGGGCCGTCGAGGAGATCCTGTTCGCCGAAGACGAGGAACTGCCGAAGATCGTGTTCCCGTTCATCGCGATGCGCTACCGCTACGACCCCGACCAGATCATCGCGGAGCTGAGGGAGAAGGGGCTCTACGACTCGTCTCCGATGGAGACCCACTGCACGTTGTTCCCGCTGCTGAACTACTACTCGTTCAAGCACTGGGGTTGCATGTTCTACAAGCTCAACGCGTCCAGTCACCTGCGGTCGACCCGACGCAACGAGAACTTCAGCCGCTCGACGTTCAGTATCAAGTTCCCCCGGGCCGCCAACATCGCCGACATCGAGGACCGGCTGAACGTGGTGGTCATGGACATCGCGGAGGGGCGCGGCGACACGGCCGCGCACGAGGCCGAGCTCGTCGATCTCTTCCAGCAGCTCGGATCCGGTGAGGACGCCGCCCGGTTCGTCGCGCGCGGCTTCCTGGACATGCACACGATCGCCGCCGACATCGGCATCAAGCTGTAG